From Tumebacillus amylolyticus:
CGATGGCGAGGTTGATTACGTTCGGCGGGGGAGAGCGTCGATTTGGCGGAGTGGTTGCGGTCGTTTCTGCGGGGACGGCCGATGTGCCGGTTGCGGAGGAAGCTGCGCGGACGGCGGAGTGGATGGGAAGTGAGGTCGATCGCATCTATGACGTGGGCGTGGCAGGCATCGACCGGCTGTTGGCGCAACGCAACCGCCTGCAACGGGCGAGCGTCGTGATCGTGGTTGCGGGGATGGAAGGCGCGTTGTCGAGCGTCATCGGCGGATTGGTCAGGCGTCCGGTGATTGCGGTGCCGACGAGTGTGGGGTATGGAGCGCACTTTGCGGGGTTGACGCCGTTGCTCTCGATGTTGACGTCTTGTGCGGCGGGGGTGACGGTGGTCAACATTGACAATGGATTTGGCGCGGCGTATGCGGCGTCGATTTTGCAACAAGCGATCTTGGAAGGAGCGAGTTTGGAAGGATGAGTCGGACTTTGTATCTTGATTGCATCTCCGGAATTAGTGGAGATATG
This genomic window contains:
- the larB gene encoding nickel pincer cofactor biosynthesis protein LarB, translated to MREKERELRVVLHRLREGELTVEQAEAEICGFEDLGFGKVDYAREKRTGYPEVIFGQGKAPEHVRAIFSKLVERHGRAMVTRADQAMAAEVWESVPYAEFDPMARLITFGGGERRFGGVVAVVSAGTADVPVAEEAARTAEWMGSEVDRIYDVGVAGIDRLLAQRNRLQRASVVIVVAGMEGALSSVIGGLVRRPVIAVPTSVGYGAHFAGLTPLLSMLTSCAAGVTVVNIDNGFGAAYAASILQQAILEGASLEG